AAATTAAAGACTCAAAGGATAACATGGCAGCTGCTAACAAAGCCTTTAAAGATAAGGATTACCTTGAGGCCATAAATAAATACAAGCTTGTTATAAAGGAGGACAGCAGCAATTTTAAAAAGTCCAAAAGCAATATAGATTCTTGCATAAAGGATATGTATGATTATTATATCGATGAAGCTGAAAAAATGAGCAGTGACGGCAAATATGAGGATGCATACAAAACTGTGCATGCTATAGAAAGCTACTATAAAGAAGATAAAAAACTAAAATCTAAAGAAGACGACTATTTAAAAAATCTTTTAGACGCCACTGTAAAAAAAGCTGATGCATTAAACTCTAAAAAGAAGTTTGATGAAGCTATAAGTGAGTTAGAAAAGATTAGTAATTATTTTCCCAACAACGCTACAATCACTAAAAAGGTAAATGCATACAGAAAAAACAAAATAGATGCCAAAGTTGCCGAGCAGGAAAGAAAAGAAAAAAGGAAAAAAGAGATCCTATCAAAACTTTCCAAGGGCTATTACCGTGAATTCGACCTTAATATATATTCGCCTAAGGGATACAGCACCAATAGTGTCAATATAAATGAGACCATAAACATAGAACCAAGGCTTTTTACCGATGTAAATGATTACGCCATTTTGATTTTGTATGCAGGCTTTGTTCAAAACACCCATATTAATTTTAATAAGGTAAACTTTGATGTGGACGGACAAATCATCGAGTGGAAAATAGATGCAAAGAATAAAAAGTCTCAGACAGGTTATGGCCAGGTGGCGGAGTGGTGCTTGTTATTTGGTTTTCACAATATAGAAATGCTTGATACGGTGAAAAAAATTGCAAACGCCAAAAACGTAACAATGATATTTGAAGGCAAAAAGCTTAGAAAGCATGTCCTCACAGCAAAAGAGAAGGAAAACCTCAAGCTCTTTTTTGAACTGTACAGCTATTACAATCATTTGAATGAAATTGATGAGTATTCCGAAAACTTTGACTTCAGCGAGTCTATATAAAAATGTAATAGATTTATCACTTTGCCGAATCTTCATGTTAAAATTCGGCTTTTTATATGTTTGGGAAATTTCCACAGCAAACTTCATCATATATCGAAAGTATTGTAGCACAGCGGTTTGGGGGTTATTTATAGCTTGACAAAACCACCTAATTAACTTATTATTAATTAGATGTAATAATCTCAACATTCCAATAGTATTTAATAACATAAATAAACAACTTTAAAGTATAATATGATCTAACCTTATATTTGAAAATATTTAATCAAATAAATTTCTCAGGAGGTAAAACTATGAAGTACGGCTATTTTGATCGTCAGGCACGCGAATATGTTATAGTAAGGCCTGACACACCAACACCTTGGATAAACTATATCGGAAGCGGTAAGTACGGCGGTATTGTTTCAAATACTGCAGGAGGGTACAGCTTTCATAAGGACCCTCAAAACAGAAGGGTTTTAAGGTATAGATACAACAATATACCTATGGATAGGCCTGGAAGGTACATATATGTCAGGGATTCGGTTACCGGAGAATATTGGAACCCGGGATTCCAGCCTACAATGAAAAAGCTTGATTCATACTGCTGCAGACATGGTATGGGCTATACCACTATTGAAGGTGAGTATAATGGTATAAATGCAGATGTTACATACTTTGTACCCGATGACAGGGACTTTGAAATATGGATTGTGAAGGTTAAAAACAATCTTAACATTGCAAAGAAAATGCAGATCTTCACATATGCCGAATTCTGTTTCTGGGATGCAATTGCAGACCAGCAAAACGTTGACTGGGTTCAGCAGATAAACCAGGGACGTTACAATGACGGAATAATTACATGGCATCCTCACCATGTAGCAAAAAGTGCTGCATTTATAGCTACAGGTGAAAAGGTTTCCAGCTTTGATACCAATCTCGAATCATTCATTGGAAAATATAGATCTGAAGCAAACCCAATAGCCGTTGAGCAGGGAGCGTGCTCCAATTCAATTTCACTTCGTCAGAACGGTGTAGGTGCCTTCTGCATCGATGTTGAGCTCAATAAAGGTGAAGAAAAGGAAATAGTCTTTGTTCTTGGATATGCTGAAGACAAAACTTTATTAAAAGACGAATTAAAAGAATACCTTGATCCAAAGGGTGCCCATGCCGCACTTGAAAGGCTCAACAATTACTGGAATGAATACACTTCCAAGCTGTTTGTCGAAACTCCTGATGAAGAAATGAATTTATTCCTTAATACATGGAACCAGTACCAGTGTAAGACAACCTTCAACTGGTCAAGATTTGTTTCATTGTATCAGCTTGGTCTTGCAAGGGGAATGGGTATAAGGGACAGTGCTCAGGATACATTGGGCGTTATGCACACAATTCCTGAAGAAGCAAAAGGCCTTATCATAAAGCTCTTAAAATGCCAGTACACTGACGGTAGGGCTTACCATTTATTCTTCCCGCTTACAGGGGAAGGCGGATCGGGTGATGCTCCTGTTAAGAAATTCGACTGGTACTCAGACGACCACTTGTGGCTTATACTTGCTGTTAACGCATATATCAAGGAAACAGGGGATTACGCATTCCTTGATGAAAAGGTTCTATATAACGACAAGAAAACAGAAGCAACTGTGCTTGAGCACCTAAATAAGGCACTTGACTTTACTGCTAACAATTTAGGGCCTCACAAAATAGCTCTGGCAGGACGTGCAGACTGGAACGACACCTTAAACCTCGATGTAGGTTTGGGAGTTGCAGAAAGCGTATTTACATCAATGCTATATTGCAGAGCCGCATTGGAAATGAAAGAAATTGCAGAATTCCTCGGCAAGAAGGAAGATGCAGCAAGCTATGTAAAATTGTTCAAAACTATGAAAAATGCCATTAACGAAACCTGTTGGGACGGAGAATGGTACAAGAGAGCTTTCGACGATTACGGGAATGCACTTGGAACCAAGGATGCCGCATTCGGTAAAATATTTATAAATTCACAGTCATGGGCTGTTTTAGGCGGAGTAGCGGAAGGGGAATATGCAAGAAAATGCCTTGATTCCGTTGAAACTCACCTTAACACAAAATACGGAATTGTTGCAATGTATCCTGCATATAACGAATTTGACGAAACAAAGGGTGGAATAACAACATATCCTCCAGGAGCAAAGGAAAACGGAGGCATATTCCTCCATACAAACCCATGGGTAATGATTGCGGAAATCATGATGGGCAACGGAGAAAAGGCATATCAGTATTACAAGCAGATAATGCCCGCTGCACGCAACAACGAAGCTGATCACCTTGAGGTTGAGCCGTACGTATACCCACAGAATATACTTGGTAAAGAGCATCCTCAGTTCGGTATAGGAAGAAACTCATGGCTCAGCGGTACAGCTGCCTGGAACCTTGTTGCAGCAAGCCAGTTCATACTTGGTGTAAGAGCAGGCTATGACTGTCTCATAGTTGACCCATGCATACCTGCTTCATGGGAAACCTATAAAGTTAAGAGGATATTCCGTGGTGCAACATACATGATTGAAGTTCAAAACCCTGATAAGGTTAATAAAGGGGTCAAGAAGATAATTGTAAATGGAAATACAGTGGATAAGATACCTGTATTCCCTAAAGGAACAACACATACTGTACAGGTTATAATGGGGTAAATGTAATGAGTAAAGAATGGATAAATAAAACCCTGGGCAAGATGAGCCTTGAAGAAAAAGTAGGGCAGCTTCTGATGGTTTTTTTCCATAGCATAGCAACTCCCGAAAGCCACCAGAAGATAGTTAATGAAGTCTTAAAATACAATTTGGGCGGAGTGTTTCACTCCTCCCTTACTAAAGAAAGCCTTGTAAGCTTTTCAAAGGAAGTTCAAGCTGCCTCGAAGATACCAGTCCTTATAGCAGGTGATTATGAGTGCGGTCCAGGCTGGGTTGTAGACGGCGGCCTAAGGGTTTCCCGTCCCATGACCAGGGGAAATGCAGGGGACACTGAGCTTGAATACAACATTGGAAAGCTCATAGCACAGCAGGGAAGGGCAATAGGGTCATCAGTGACCTTCAGTCCTGTTATTGATTTAAACACCGACAGGATGAACCCTGATGTAAACATAAGGGCTTATGGTGAAGATGTTGATACCGTTTGCAAACTGGCAGTCCCTTACATAAAAGGGATTCAGGAAAACGGAATGCTGGCTTGTGTCAAGCATTTTCCCGGAAACGGTGCCACAGATATGGATCAGCATATCTGCACAGCTATTATAGACTGCAGCAGGGAAGAGATGTATGACAACTTCCTTGAAGCCTACAGGAGAACCTTCAGGGAAGCAGACCCTGCTTTTGTTATGATTGCACATCTTGAAGTGCCATCACTAGCAACAGAAATCAATCCTAAAAACGGAAGAATTGTTCCTGCATCGGTTTCAAAAGAAATCGTTACAGATATACTGAAGAAGGAATTAGGCTTTAAGGGTGTTGCAATATCCGACGCCTTAAACATGGGCGGTATTACCACCCATTATTCAAGGCAGGAGGTTGCAGTCAAGTCCATCCTTGCAGGAATAGATATGCTTCTGGTGTTCAATGAAGGCAACTTCAACCTGGAGTACGATGCAATATTAAACGCAGCAAAAGAAGGAATAATTCCAATTGAGCGAATAGACGATGCTGTTTCCAATATCCTTAATGCCAAGGTTAAGGCAGGTCTTCATGTTGATATGGGACTTCCATTTGAGAATACTGTTATTGATGAACTTTTTACTCCCGGAAAATACGACAAATTAAGCATTGAGGCTATTTCCAGGGGAATAACCGTATTAAGAAACAAAGATAATATCCTGCCAATTAAGGATATAAAAGGCAAGAAGGTAATAGTATTATCCACCTTCAATCCTGATGAGGAGACCTTGACAATACAGGGCCAGGAGCTTATAGTCATGCGAGATAAGACTCCTGAGCTTCTAAAGCAAAGGGGAGCAGAAGTTGAAGAGTTTGTTATACCCCTTCATATGACTGTGGGGGATATATACGACATTATAGGCAAGGCAAAAGAGGCTGATTATGTGTTCTTCAATTTCTTCATAGCACCCAGTTGGGGAATCGGTACCCTGATCCCCAACAAGAGCTCACTTAGATTTTTTATGTTCGGTCTTTTAAACATAGATACGCCTGTAATAATAACAGCTTTCGGAGATCCCTATGTGATTTACTATTGCCCAAGTGCCAAGGTATATATGTGCACATATGACGAAACACCTCCTGCACAGCTGGCAGCTGTTAAGGCATGGCTTGGTGAGGAGAAAGTCAAAGGAAGGACACCGGTAAGACTAAAGAGTATTTTTGAAAGAGGCGACGGAATTTTATTGGATTAGATTATCAAAATCCAAAAATATTATTACAAATTTATAAATATTATTACAAATTTAAA
The genomic region above belongs to Pseudobacteroides sp. and contains:
- a CDS encoding GH36-type glycosyl hydrolase domain-containing protein, whose translation is MKYGYFDRQAREYVIVRPDTPTPWINYIGSGKYGGIVSNTAGGYSFHKDPQNRRVLRYRYNNIPMDRPGRYIYVRDSVTGEYWNPGFQPTMKKLDSYCCRHGMGYTTIEGEYNGINADVTYFVPDDRDFEIWIVKVKNNLNIAKKMQIFTYAEFCFWDAIADQQNVDWVQQINQGRYNDGIITWHPHHVAKSAAFIATGEKVSSFDTNLESFIGKYRSEANPIAVEQGACSNSISLRQNGVGAFCIDVELNKGEEKEIVFVLGYAEDKTLLKDELKEYLDPKGAHAALERLNNYWNEYTSKLFVETPDEEMNLFLNTWNQYQCKTTFNWSRFVSLYQLGLARGMGIRDSAQDTLGVMHTIPEEAKGLIIKLLKCQYTDGRAYHLFFPLTGEGGSGDAPVKKFDWYSDDHLWLILAVNAYIKETGDYAFLDEKVLYNDKKTEATVLEHLNKALDFTANNLGPHKIALAGRADWNDTLNLDVGLGVAESVFTSMLYCRAALEMKEIAEFLGKKEDAASYVKLFKTMKNAINETCWDGEWYKRAFDDYGNALGTKDAAFGKIFINSQSWAVLGGVAEGEYARKCLDSVETHLNTKYGIVAMYPAYNEFDETKGGITTYPPGAKENGGIFLHTNPWVMIAEIMMGNGEKAYQYYKQIMPAARNNEADHLEVEPYVYPQNILGKEHPQFGIGRNSWLSGTAAWNLVAASQFILGVRAGYDCLIVDPCIPASWETYKVKRIFRGATYMIEVQNPDKVNKGVKKIIVNGNTVDKIPVFPKGTTHTVQVIMG
- a CDS encoding glycoside hydrolase family 3 protein, which gives rise to MSKEWINKTLGKMSLEEKVGQLLMVFFHSIATPESHQKIVNEVLKYNLGGVFHSSLTKESLVSFSKEVQAASKIPVLIAGDYECGPGWVVDGGLRVSRPMTRGNAGDTELEYNIGKLIAQQGRAIGSSVTFSPVIDLNTDRMNPDVNIRAYGEDVDTVCKLAVPYIKGIQENGMLACVKHFPGNGATDMDQHICTAIIDCSREEMYDNFLEAYRRTFREADPAFVMIAHLEVPSLATEINPKNGRIVPASVSKEIVTDILKKELGFKGVAISDALNMGGITTHYSRQEVAVKSILAGIDMLLVFNEGNFNLEYDAILNAAKEGIIPIERIDDAVSNILNAKVKAGLHVDMGLPFENTVIDELFTPGKYDKLSIEAISRGITVLRNKDNILPIKDIKGKKVIVLSTFNPDEETLTIQGQELIVMRDKTPELLKQRGAEVEEFVIPLHMTVGDIYDIIGKAKEADYVFFNFFIAPSWGIGTLIPNKSSLRFFMFGLLNIDTPVIITAFGDPYVIYYCPSAKVYMCTYDETPPAQLAAVKAWLGEEKVKGRTPVRLKSIFERGDGILLD